Within the Microbacterium terricola genome, the region ATCTGGCCGTACTGCCTAACTGCGGATCTGCCCTCCGCGCAGACGCGAGACGGCGTCCACGGTGGCGGCGAGGATCAGCACGCCGCCGGTCACGAGCAGGTTGATGCCGGCCTCGAGCTTGAGCAGAGCGAGTCCGTTCGTGATCGAGGCGATGACCATCGCGCCGATCGCCGCGTGGATCAGCCGCCCGCGCCCGCCGAACAGGCTGACGCCGCCGACGACCGCCGCTGCGACGCCGCTGAGCACGATGTCACGGCCGGCCGCAGCATCCACCGATCCGAGTCGCGTCTGGGCGAGGAGCCCCGCGGCGACCGCGAGGACCGAGCAGATGACGAACGCCCACCACTTGATCCACCGCACCTTGATGCCCGAGCGCCGTGCCGCCTCGGCGTTGCCGCCGATCGCGTACACGTAGCGCCCGAACCTGGTGCGGTCGAGCACGAACGTGCCGATCCACAGGATCGTCAGCACCACGGGCACGATGATCGGCACGCCCTCGATCGGCTTGACCGACTGCGACCGGTTGAGGTTGAGCACGAACACCGCGAGCCCGCCGAGCACGAGGATCACGCCGAGCTTGATCCACACCAGCGAGATCGCCCGGTTGGGGACGCCCGCCCTGGTGCGCCGCGCCCTGTCCCAGAACGAGGTTCCGGCCGAGATGAGCAGCATGACCGCGAGCATCACCCAGCCGCCCCAGATCGGCAGCCTGCCGTTCTGCAGCGCGAGCAGCTCCGGCGCCTGGATCGGGTAGAGCCCGCCCGCGCCGATGATGAGGAGGGTCAGTCCCTGGAAGCCCAGGAACAGACCGAGCGTGACGACGAACGACGGGATGCCGACTCTCGCCACGAGGAAGCCGATCAGGGCTCCCGTCGTGAACCCGATCGCGAACGCGATGAGCAGCGCGAGCGGCCATGCCACGTCGTAGCGGACGTTGAGCACCACGAAGGAGGCCATGGCGACGCCGCCGGTGACGCCGGCCGACAGGTCGATCTCGCCGAGCAGCAGCACGAACACGAGCGCCATGCCGAGCACGACGAGCGACGCGCCCTGGCTCATCAGGTTCGCGAAGTTGATCGGGCTGAAGAACCGCGGGTTCAGGATCGTGAACAGGATCGTGAGGACGACCAGGCCGCCGATCGCGGGCAGGGCGCCCATGTCGCCACCGCGCACCCGCTGCCACCACGCCGTGACCTGGTCGCCGAGGCCGCCCTCGACCCCGCTGCCGATGAGATCGCTGGTCACCGGGTCGGGTGCGGCGTTGGTGCGTGCGTTGCTGCTCATTCCGGCCCTCCCGGCGTCGCGATGTTGGATGTGCCGATGAGGTCGACGCCCGGGGGCACCTTGGTGCCGGTGATGTAGCCCACGATGTCGTCGCGGGTGGTCTCGGCGGTCTGCACCTGCGCGACCATCTGGCCGAGGTAGAGGACCGCGATGTCGTCGGCGACGGCGAAGACGTCGGCGAGGTTGTGGCTGATCAGGATCACCGCGACGCCCTGGCCGGCGAGCCGCTCGACGAGGTGCAGCACCTGCTCGGTCTGCGCGACGCCGAGTGCCGCGGTGGGTTCGTCGAGGATCACGACGCGCGCCTTCTTCAGCACGGCGCGGGCGATCGCGACGGTCTGCCGCTGGCCGCCGGAGAGCGAAGACACCTTCTGCCGCACCGACTTGACGGTGCGCACGGACAGCGAGCGCAGAGTGTCCGAGGCGTCGCGCTCCATGCGCCCCTCGTCGAACGTCCCCGTCGACAGCTCCTCGCGGCCGAGGAACATGTTCTGGACGATGTCGAGGTTGTCGCACAGCGCGAGGTCCTGGTAGACGACCTCGATGCCGAGGCTGCCTGCTTCGCGGGGCGAGTGCAGGTCACGGTGCTCCCCGTCGATGCGCACCTCGCCCTCGTCGTAGGGCTGCACGCCGGCGAGGCCCTTGATCAGGGTGGACTTGCCCGCGCCGTTGTCGCCGACGAGCGCGGTGACCTTGCCCGGGTACACCCGGAGGTCGACGCCCTTGAGGACGCTCACGGGGCCGAAGGACTTCTTCACACCCACGAGTTCGATGATCGGTTCTGACATGCTCGCTTCCTTGCGGTTCATGGTCTGGCCGGGCGCACGAGGGGCGCCACGCCTGCGAAGACGCGACGCCCCTCGGTCGGTGGGCGCTTACTCTACGCCGAACTCCGCGCACTTGTCGGCGAGGCTGACACCGGCGATCTCGCCCGTGCAGATCTCGTCGGCCGACGCGTCACCGGCGGCCACGACGTCCTTGACCTGCTCGGGGCCGACCAGCTGAGGAGTCACCGCGATGTACGGGGTGCCGTCCTCGAGCTCCTGGTCCGCCGTG harbors:
- a CDS encoding sugar ABC transporter permease; this encodes MSSNARTNAAPDPVTSDLIGSGVEGGLGDQVTAWWQRVRGGDMGALPAIGGLVVLTILFTILNPRFFSPINFANLMSQGASLVVLGMALVFVLLLGEIDLSAGVTGGVAMASFVVLNVRYDVAWPLALLIAFAIGFTTGALIGFLVARVGIPSFVVTLGLFLGFQGLTLLIIGAGGLYPIQAPELLALQNGRLPIWGGWVMLAVMLLISAGTSFWDRARRTRAGVPNRAISLVWIKLGVILVLGGLAVFVLNLNRSQSVKPIEGVPIIVPVVLTILWIGTFVLDRTRFGRYVYAIGGNAEAARRSGIKVRWIKWWAFVICSVLAVAAGLLAQTRLGSVDAAAGRDIVLSGVAAAVVGGVSLFGGRGRLIHAAIGAMVIASITNGLALLKLEAGINLLVTGGVLILAATVDAVSRLRGGQIRS
- a CDS encoding ATP-binding cassette domain-containing protein, which gives rise to MSEPIIELVGVKKSFGPVSVLKGVDLRVYPGKVTALVGDNGAGKSTLIKGLAGVQPYDEGEVRIDGEHRDLHSPREAGSLGIEVVYQDLALCDNLDIVQNMFLGREELSTGTFDEGRMERDASDTLRSLSVRTVKSVRQKVSSLSGGQRQTVAIARAVLKKARVVILDEPTAALGVAQTEQVLHLVERLAGQGVAVILISHNLADVFAVADDIAVLYLGQMVAQVQTAETTRDDIVGYITGTKVPPGVDLIGTSNIATPGGPE